A DNA window from Paramormyrops kingsleyae isolate MSU_618 chromosome 10, PKINGS_0.4, whole genome shotgun sequence contains the following coding sequences:
- the LOC140593190 gene encoding uncharacterized protein produces MISDSFLVNTSDSSYNILVILSEMRQIYYTALAVDVVQPSLLMRVQLGDSVTLTCFCPDDVTYLTWFRQAVGQKPQLMARTVTLFSVEFDKKYKNIKRYSLQNAKGSFNLTISNAEPSDSAVYYCAAVFLYEVTFGNGTFVIITGKDSNSRTVIQQPVSDTVQPGDSVSLQCTIETGSCAGEHSVYWFRHGSGESLPGVIYSHGNRSDECEKSPEAGSRTQSCVYSLPKRNLSLSDAGTYYCAVVMCGEMLFGNGTQLHIDGLHSSSEMMVLISLSIIRAGLLLCALLIFTLCYGAVKVS; encoded by the exons acactgcactggctgtggatgttgttcagCCCAGTCTCCTGATGAGGGTTCAACTTGGAGACAGTGTGACTCTGACATGCTTCTGTCCAGACGATGTTACTTACCTTACTTGGTTTAGGCAAGCTGTTGGTCAGAAGCCCCAGCTCATGGCAAGGACAGTTACTCTTTTTTCTGTTGAATTTGACAAGAAATATAAGAATATAAAACGTTACTCCTTACAGAATGCAAAGGGGAGTTTTAACCTCACTATTTCCAACGCGGAGCCGTCAGATTCTGCAGTGTATTATTGTGCTGCTGTGTTTCTTTATGAGGTCACCTTTGGAAATGGAACCTTTGTCATAATCACAG GTAAAGACTCCAACAGCAGGACTGTGATACAGCAGCCTGTGTCTGACACAGTGCAGCCAGGAGACTCTGTGAGCCTGCAGTGTACAATAGAGACTGGGAGCTGTGCAGGAGAACACAGTGTTTACTGGTTCAGACATGGATCAGGAGAATCCCTTCCAGGAGTCATTTACAGCCACGGAAACAGGAGTGATGAGTGTGAGAAGAGCCCTGAGGCTGGATCTCGTACACAGAGCTGTGTCTACAGCCTCCCCAAGAGGAACCTCAGCCTCTCTGATGCTGGGACTTACTACTGCGCTGTGGTCATGTGTGGGGAGATGCTGTTTGGGAACGGCACACAGCTGCATATAGATG gtcTTCATTCTTCTTCAGAGATGATGGTGCTTATCTCTCTCTCCATTATAAGAGCTGGACTTCTCCTCTGTGCTCTGCTGATATTCACCCTCTGCTATGGCGCAGTCAAGGTATCCTAG